The Helianthus annuus cultivar XRQ/B chromosome 16, HanXRQr2.0-SUNRISE, whole genome shotgun sequence genome includes a window with the following:
- the LOC110918523 gene encoding probable protein arginine N-methyltransferase 6 encodes MEEQSSTPGEGSSSNTTTKKQRNYLGSGKPRRGRPRSIRPPRRLPAGQPEVQSPPCTDYDRAYFKYYSHVGVHEEMLKDQVRTETYRNAILQHQSHIKGKVVLDVGCGTGILSIFCAQAGAKRVYAVDASEIAMQAERVVKANNLSDRIVVLNGRVEDVQINGMVDVIVSEWMGYMLLYESMLGSVIFARDRWLKPGGLILPSHAVLYMAPVTHPDRYAESIDFWRNVYGVDMSPLLPLAKQCAFEEPCVETINGENVLTWPHEVKNVDCYTITIKELESVTTRFKLQSMMKAPLHGFAFWFDVEFNGPDKTNPSSGHPRKRARPDDALVLSTAPGDPYTHWQQTLVYFDDPVEVEKDQVIDGSATLTQCKENNRFMDIHLEYASGGHIYVKKSVLR; translated from the exons atggAAGAACAATCGTCTACACCTGGTGAAGGTAGCAGCAGTAACACTACCACTAAAAAGCAACGCAACTACCTCGGCAGCGGCAAACCACGGCGGGGCCGTCCTCGGTCAATCCGGCCACCACGTAGGCTTCCCGCCGGCCAGCCTGAAGTTCAATCGCCTCCTTGTACGGACTACGATAGGGCTTACTTCAAGTATTATTCTCATGTCGGTGTTCATGAAGAGATGCTAAAG GATCAAGTGAGGACAGAAACTTACAGAAATGCTATTTTACAACATCAGAGTCATATTAAAGGCAAA GTTGTTCTAGATGTTGGCTGTGGCACAGGAATCCTCTCAATATTTTGTGCTCAAGCCGGAGCAAAACGA GTTTATGCAGTGGATGCCAGTGAGATAGCTATGCAG GCGGAAAGAGTTGTCAAGGCAAATAACCTCTCGGACAGAATTGTTGTTTTAAACGGACGTGTTGAG GATGTTCAGATTAATGGAATGGTTGATGTTATAGTTTCTGAGTGGATGGGTTATATGCTTCTATATGAG AGCATGCTTGGGAGTGTTATTTTTGCCAGGGATCGCTGGTTAAAACCAGGCGGTCTTATTCTTCCTTCACATGCAGTG TTATACATGGCCCCTGTTACACATCCTGACAGATATGCAGAAAGTATTGATTTCTGGCGGAATGTCTACGGGGTTGACA TGTCTCCATTATTGCCATTAGCAAAACAGTGTGCCTTTGAAGAGCCATGTGTGGAGACAATCAACGGAGAGAATGTTCTTACGTGGCCACATGAG GTAAAGAATGTGGATTGCTATACAATCACAATCAAAGAACTAGAATCAGTCACAACAAGATTTAAACTACAATCTATGATGAAAG cTCCCTTGCATGGGTTTGCATTTTGGTTTGATGTTGAGTTTAACGGACCTGATAAAACAAACCCTTCTAGTGGTCATCCGAGGAAACGAGCCCGTCCAGATGATGCACTTGTTCTTTCCACTGCACCCGGGGATCCTTATACACACTGGCAACAG ACGTTGGTGTACTTCGATGATCCAGTAGAGGTCGAGAAGGATCAGGTTATTGATGGTTCTGCTACATTAACTCAATGTAAAGAGAACAATCGGTTTATGGACATTCATCTTGAATATGC CTCAGGTGGTCATATCTACGTAAAGAAATCCGTGTTGCGTTGA